In Acipenser ruthenus chromosome 6, fAciRut3.2 maternal haplotype, whole genome shotgun sequence, the following proteins share a genomic window:
- the clvs2 gene encoding clavesin-2, with protein sequence MTHLQAGLSPETLEKSKVELKENPDNLHQDIQEVRDMIITRPDIGFLRTDDAFILRFLRARKFNHFEAFRLLAQYFEYRQQNLDMFKNFKATDPGIKQALKDGFPGVLSNLDHYGRKILVLFAANWDQSRYTFVDILRAILLSLEAMIEDPELQVNGFVLIIDWSNFTFKQASKLTPSMLRLAIEGLQDSFPARFGGIHFVNQPWYIHALYTVIRPFLKEKTRKRIFMHGNNLNSLHQLIHPEILPSEFGGMLPPYDMGTWARTLLDHEYDDDSEHNPESYNLAVEELEQDLSPKTMKRSQSVVEPGVLKRPDKEKREEENMQPLLSLD encoded by the exons ATGACTCATTTACAAGCGGGCTTGTCCCCCGAAACCCTGGAGAAATCTAAGGTGGAGCTGAAAGAGAACCCAGACAATTTGCACCAGGACATTCAGGAAGTAAGGGACATGATCATCACCCGTCCAGACATTGGCTTTCTCAGGACAGACGATGCCTTCATCCTGCGATTCCTCAGAGCGAGGAAATTTAACCATTTCGAGGCGTTCAGGTTACTCGCTCAGTATTTCGAATACCGCCAGCAGAATCTGGATATGTTCAAAAACTTCAAAGCAACAGACCCGGGCATTAAACAGGCTCTGAAAGATGGCTTTCCAGGAGTGCTATCCAATCTGGACCACTATGGCAGGAAAATCTTGGTTCTCTTTGCTGCAAACTGGGACCAGAGCAG GTATACATTTGTAGATATTTTGCGGGCCATCCTTTTATCCCTGGAAGCCATGATTGAAGATCCAGAGCTGCAGGTAAACGGATTTGTGTTGATCATAGACTGGAGCAACTTCACCTTCAAGCAAGCCTCAAAACTAACACCAAGCATGCTGCGCCTAGCCATAGAAGGCCTTCAG GATAGCTTTCCTGCTCGATTCGGGGGAATTCATTTTGTTAATCAGCCCTGGTACATCCACGCTCTCTACACCGTCATACGGCCATTTCTAAAGGAAAAGACAAGGAAAAGG ATATTTATGCATGGCAACAATCTGAACAGCTTGCACCAGCTTATTCACCCTGAGATCCTGCCTTCTGAATTTGGAGGGATGCTTCCACCATATGACATGGGCACCTGGGCGCGAACACTTCTAGACCACGAGTATGATGACGATAGTGAACACAACCCAGAATCTTACAATCTGGCAGTGGAAGAGCTGGAGCAAGATTTATCTCCTAAAACCATGAAGAG ATCACAGTCAGTGGTGGAACCTGGAGTCTTAAAGCGTCCGGATAAGGAAAAACGTGAAGAGGAAAACATGCAGCCCTTACTTTCACTTGACTAA